In Arthrobacter sp. CDRTa11, one DNA window encodes the following:
- a CDS encoding RNA polymerase sigma factor, translating to MTPSSAKKEPAAQDDLSSEEKLAATNAKRAANTAVKDAASGDAGTAGKPEPKKRGPKPGAKAAAAAAGKSARAADSDDEDEVEEDLDDIILEGAGDDGEIDAAKAASAATGKGFVYSDADDDDAPVQQVMSAGATADPVKDYLKQIGKVALLNAEQEVDLALRIEAGLFAEEKINADDGSMDPKFRRELEFVIHDGKRAKNHLLEANLRLVVSLAKRYTGRGMLFLDLIQEGNLGLIRAVEKFDYTKGFKFSTYATWWIRQAITRAMADQARTIRIPVHMVEVINKLARVQRQMLQDLGREPTPEELALELDMTPEKVVEVQKYGREPISLHTPLGEDGDSEFGDLIEDSEAVVPADAVSFTLLQEQLHSVLDTLSEREAGVVAMRFGLTDGQPKTLDEIGKVYGVTRERIRQIESKTMSKLRHPSRSQVLRDYLD from the coding sequence GTGACCCCGTCTTCCGCGAAGAAGGAACCCGCCGCCCAGGACGATTTGTCCTCTGAGGAGAAGCTGGCTGCAACGAACGCCAAGCGGGCAGCCAACACTGCCGTCAAGGATGCCGCCTCCGGTGATGCCGGCACGGCTGGCAAGCCTGAACCCAAGAAGCGCGGGCCCAAGCCCGGCGCCAAAGCTGCTGCCGCGGCCGCCGGAAAGTCTGCACGCGCTGCCGACTCCGATGACGAGGACGAGGTTGAGGAAGACCTTGACGACATCATCCTTGAAGGCGCCGGCGACGACGGTGAAATCGACGCCGCCAAGGCCGCTTCCGCAGCCACGGGCAAGGGATTTGTCTACTCGGACGCCGACGACGACGACGCCCCGGTCCAGCAGGTCATGTCAGCCGGTGCTACGGCTGACCCCGTCAAGGATTACCTGAAGCAGATCGGTAAGGTTGCGCTGCTCAACGCCGAGCAGGAAGTTGACCTGGCGCTGCGGATTGAGGCGGGCCTCTTTGCCGAAGAGAAGATCAATGCCGATGACGGCTCCATGGATCCGAAGTTCCGGCGCGAGCTTGAATTCGTCATCCACGATGGCAAGCGGGCCAAGAACCACCTGCTGGAAGCCAACCTCCGCCTGGTCGTCTCGCTGGCCAAGCGCTACACCGGCCGCGGCATGCTCTTCCTTGACCTGATCCAGGAAGGCAACCTGGGCCTGATCCGCGCCGTGGAGAAGTTCGACTACACCAAGGGCTTCAAGTTCTCCACCTACGCCACGTGGTGGATCCGCCAGGCCATCACCCGAGCCATGGCCGACCAGGCACGCACCATCCGCATCCCGGTGCACATGGTCGAAGTCATCAACAAGCTGGCCCGCGTCCAGCGGCAGATGCTCCAGGACCTCGGCCGCGAGCCCACGCCCGAAGAGCTTGCCCTGGAACTGGACATGACTCCGGAGAAGGTGGTGGAGGTCCAGAAGTACGGCCGCGAACCGATTTCGCTTCACACGCCGCTTGGCGAAGACGGCGACTCCGAGTTCGGTGACCTTATCGAGGACTCCGAGGCCGTTGTTCCTGCCGACGCCGTGAGCTTCACGCTTCTGCAGGAGCAGCTGCACTCCGTGCTGGACACACTCTCCGAGCGTGAAGCCGGCGTGGTGGCCATGCGGTTCGGCCTCACCGACGGACAGCCGAAGACTTTAGACGAAATCGGCAAGGTCTACGGAGTCACGCGCGAGCGGATCCGCCAGATCGAATCCAAGACAATGTCCAAGCTCCGCCACCCGTCGCGGTCGCAGGTGCTGCGGGACTACCTGGACTAG
- a CDS encoding DUF7455 domain-containing protein, protein MTTAVAARTLNALDRCDRCGAQAYVRVVLESSGGELLFCGHHSRAVEATLKPLSSDWHDETGRLHEKAPVEID, encoded by the coding sequence ATGACCACAGCAGTGGCAGCCCGCACACTCAACGCACTGGACCGGTGCGATCGTTGCGGAGCTCAGGCATATGTCCGGGTTGTACTCGAGTCCTCCGGCGGTGAGCTGCTCTTCTGCGGCCACCACTCGCGTGCGGTCGAGGCAACACTCAAGCCCTTGAGCTCCGACTGGCACGACGAGACGGGCCGGCTTCACGAGAAGGCACCCGTCGAAATCGATTGA